A stretch of DNA from Mauremys mutica isolate MM-2020 ecotype Southern chromosome 25, ASM2049712v1, whole genome shotgun sequence:
GGGCCCAGTGGCTCTTTTGGCAGTAACAAGGCTGCTGTGTTTGGGGGTCATGCACCACGGCAGAAGGGGGAGTTGTACCAGCACAGATGAGGGTACGGATAAAATATATTCCCAAATAGCAGATTGGACGGTTCGAGGGGCTGGGAATGGGCTCTGAGCTTTTCTTTAAGTCCCCAATTCAAATCAAGCCCGGCTCGCCAGGGACTGAAAATCAGCATCTCCCTGGGGCGGTGCATGGCCAAGGTGAAAGGAGTGGGGCAGCTCAGTCCTCTTGCCAGTAGACAGCTAGTCCCGATCCCCAGCAGCCGTCACCACCCCGACACTAACTGGCCAGCTCTGGCAGTCTCAGCAAGGGAGCTGAGAACTGAACCGGGCATGCAGCCGGGAGAGGCTGCCCGAGGAAAACCCCAAGCAGGCCTCAGCCCCGTTGGCTTTGCTGTGCCCCTGCTGGTGCTATCCGCCGGCTCTGTGGATTCAGTCTCAGGCAGTCCGACTTCGCACCAAATAGAACCTCTCCTGCTGGGCAAGGACAATGGAGGAGGTGAGCAGAAGGAACCTGTCGGCCAGGGATCAAACAGCGTCATCCTGTCCCTTCTGCAGGGGATCGACACCATGTGCGCTCTCCACCCTCTGCGTCGTCGGGAGCCCCAGCCTCGCCCCATCTCCCTCCACAAAGCCCTCTGCCCACCTCCCCCTACCTTTGATAGCATTTACCACTGCGACCGGCAGGCGGATGGGTTTCTCCATGGTCGTGTTGTTGTGGGCAATGCGCTGGCCGGTGGCCGAAGACCTGGCGAGCGTCTCCCGGGAGAAGAAGTAATCCAGCAGGCGCCTGGTCATCAGCTTGGGCTTGTCAGTAGAAACCTGCGAGAGGTCGTCCAGCTGGTGGTGGGTGATGTAGACCCCCGAGTTGGGGATCAGCTCCAGCTTGGGCCTCCCATTCTCCTATGGCAAAGGGAGAGAAGCCCCTCGTCTTTCTGCCCTTTTGTGGGTGCCTGGAGTCTGGGGAGACTCAGGCAGACCCTACCATGCAGGCTAAACAAGCGACAGACAATGGGCTAATCCCTGCTGTCCTCTCTCAGGCCCAATCCCATtgatctggggcggggggaggggaatatcagccctcattttacagatggggaaagtgaggcactgaAAGGCTGAGTAACTTGCCTTGGGTCACACAGCACgttactggcagagctgggaatataaCCCAAGTCCTGACTcatctgctccaaccactagactaCGCTCCATCCTacagccaggattagaacccaggattcTTGCCTCTCTGCTCCAGTCACTGGACTGCACTCCTGCCTTTCAACTAGAATTTAAGCAAGGGCCTACTTTAAAATAGGGCAGGAATGTGTTTGTCCGAGAGCAGCGGCCACACACAGCGCTCCAAGTTGAGTCCTGCCTATCACCCCAGATACTATAGGGCAAATCTGCACCCTGTTGCTCTCGGGAGAGATGCCGGAGCTTGGATAACACCCCCAGAGCCAGCAAGAGGAGTCTCCTCTCTCACTCAGCCAGGAGAGGCTTAATGCTCCATTTCCGCAGTCCTCAGGAAGCCAGGCACCTTTTAAGGCTCGAGGAGCTGCCTGTTTGGGCTCCGTTCTCCGGGCAAGCGCGGGCCCAGGGAATCACAGAAGCCTGAGCTTGGCATGGGCTGGCTGATCGGTAAAAGGAAGAACCGAGGTGCGTCTGTTGCTGATTTAGGAACACCCTGTCGCAGCCATTTCCCCAACCCGTTCAGAGTCTGCCTGGGCCCCTCTTCAGAGAGCTGGAAGTGGTATGGGTGGGGCAGGATATCTGGCTATGGAGCCTTTGATCCAAACAACGAGGGAGGGGGATCTCAGAGCAGGGCCCGGTCAGCTTCCCTAGGGATGCTGGGAAGTAGCCGTGGTCCCGCCATGTTCAGCCTCTGCCCGGATAAGTGTGGGACCGAGGTGTCCACCTGTCCTGCTGGAAGGGTAGGGATGGTCCTGGCTCCAAGGAGAAAAGATAATACtcagtcccccctctccccccaaggcaCGTGCGCCATCCCCTATTATGGCTACTGCCCGCCCGAGGTCCCATTAGACAGCATCCCCAGGCATTCAATGAGCAACAGCCCCCATAGGAGCCGATGGCGGAACACCCACCTCCACGGGCGACGCCCACACCGGGGTGCCATCGGGCAGCGTGTCTTGTATGTTCTCCTCCCATAAGCAGGTGGCGTCGCTGAGCGTGACGGGGCTCCCCGAGCCGTCCTCTGTGCTCAGCCAGGGTGGGAAGCCGCTTGGGACCCCAGCTCGCATCCTCCAGACCGGGGGGCTTTTTGGGACTTCAGCTGGGGTGCACCTCTGCTCCCCCACAGTGGGAGAGGTGAATGGCTGGAGGCCATTGGCCTGCAATAGGAGCGAATGTGTGGGGATGCCACAGACAGGGATGTGCGGTGGAAAAACTGAGTGATAAATGAGCTACCCCTTCCTGCCTCCacccctccctgcttcccaggagggGATGGGCCCTCCGTAAGCTCTGGCCCAACCTGCTTTCAGTTCTCGGCTCCTCAACACCAGAAAGAAACTGGAgggtgttcagagaagagcagggTCCTGGCTGGAGAAACAGCTAAATCGGTGAGGCTTGGCTAAGCAGGAGGACGTGATCCGAGGCTATGGAGGGAGGAAACACCAAGGGGGTGCCCAGGAGACTCGGCTTGCCCCTGCAATGATACCACGGGGTTTAACTGGgatatgggggcggggggcgaagAATGACAGCAGAGGGTGTGGGATCCTCTCCCCAGGAGCAAAATCCCCCCCATTGCCTGGAATAGTTAAATTACACTGGGCCAACCCTTAGAAAATGTTCTCCAGGGCCGTGAGCCTGGGCAGATGGGCTTGAATGGGGTTTCTTCATCTCCGGCCTCTCTGATTCGTTCGCACCCAGGGAAGCCTTTCGCCTCCAAGGTGCTGGTAGCTACCGCTCGGACAAAGGGAGACACTGGGGCACCCACCTGCAATGCTGCGTTGGTCTCCAGCAGCCCCACCAGGCCTTTCAGGAACTGGATGTTGCTCTCGTTGATGTCTGGGGAGAGAGACGTGCACAGAGACAGAGCTGAGCATCGCAGAGGAATTCCATCCCTGGCCAGGcctcaggcagagctggggcgcACGCGAGTCCCAGACATGCACAAAGAACAGGGGTCCTTCCCTGGCCACCCTGCTGCTCACCTGGTGCCCAGAGCTCATACAGGGGTGTCCCCCTTTGATCCCAGCCCAGGAGCCTCGCTACAGAGCTGGCGCCCGTGTAGCTGCCCAGATGGCTGGCTGTGCTCTTCTCTCTAGGCAGCACCGCTAGAGTTCCAGCCACCACACTCGAGCTGGAACGCCCAGCCAGGCACAGGGGGAGGCCAGAGTCTACGGCCGAGCCCAGAGCGCTCACACGGGTTTTCCCAGCTCTAACCTAGGGACATGGGGTTTGCCCAGCCAGATCACACCATTGGTCCATCAGGCTGAGCTGCTGCCTCCAGCTGGGGCCAAGGCCTGACACCTCGGGATAAGGTGACGCCCCCACCACGCCCGCTCGGGTGCCTCTAGCCAGCTGGGCACCGTTTTAAGTGGGGAATGCAGAGACCAGCTGAGGCCTTGGCGCCCGAGAGCGGGTTAACGCCATCGGAGCTGGCATAGCTGCAAACTGCCTCCACGATGCTaaggcagggaaggaaggaggattCGGTTACCAACACCGCTGGTTCCGGACCCCAGCACCGTCCTGcctgccactgcccctgccccgttCCTGCTGGAGAGGAGGTCGTTCTGCTCCTCTAGGTTCCGGAGCTGGCTCTTCAGTTGCTGattctccagctccagctccttgATCCTCCTCTCCTGCCACATGGCGGCCTCTTCCCGAGAGGCGAGGAGATTCCGCAGCTCGGACatctgcagctccagctccttAACCAGTTCAGCGTATAGACCCGTCACCTTGCTCGCTCGGCTGCTAATGCTGCTGCCTCCTGAGGGAGCTCGGCTGCTCCATGGGCAGCCGTCCTCGAGTCCGTAATTCAGGGATGGAGActccagctgctctgtgctgggcCTGTAGAGCACCGAGGCCCCAGAATGCGCGGCTCTGGGACTGTCCAAAGTCCTGGTGTGTGGCAGCCCGTCCTGGGGACATCTGCTGTGGAGATCCAGGCTATTGCTCTGAAGGACGTGTCCAAAGGGGGAcaggccctggggctgtggcCCGCTCAGCGCACGAGGGAAGTGAGAGACAAGGCTGGGACTGGTCTGGGGTCCATTGGAGAGCCTGGGTCTTTTCCGGTTCTTGATCTCCTCTTCCACGCACAGCAGAGAGTGGCTGGGCCTCCCAAGGCTGCTCAGGGCTCCATGAGGTTGGGCGCTGGAAGCAGACAAAAGCCAAGAAGAAGCGAGTATAATTAAATCACATCTTTCCAGCCCTTACTGTCTCCAAATACTGTACAAACTGTGTATGCACATGTAGCAATCAGATCAcccaccagtgaaatgcagccacctctgggatggtatgtggcagctgtttaacacagCAATTTATGGGAGGAAGTGAAGGAGAATGTTATATCCAACTCCAGGGGGAATTTCTGGAGGTAGATTGGAACCGCTGGAACTCCACCACTGGGCAGCCTACTGGGGCTAACTCTTGTGAAAAGTTCCGGAGGATCTTTAATGGCCACAAGCCTTCAGGATTGTGGCCTTCGCTGTAATTCAAAAGACAGTATATTCAAAGCccctctgacttcagtgagcattgCAGGGGCCTCACACTTCTGTGAATCAAACCTGCTAAGCACCTCCTGGCATGCTGCCGAATCACCAGCACTGGGGTGGTCTGTGGAAGTCTCCTGGACAAAGACTAGGCTCTGTTTAGCTTATGAGATCAGACGGGTTCTAGTGAGAAAGAGCTCTTCcattctccccgcccccctgccaccccctgctaaCGCTACTGTATTCACTCTATCTAGGGACTTCGATGGCCCTCCTCACTGCAGCATCAGAGCACCTCACCCTTATTAATGGactcagattccaaggccagaagggatcattgtgatcatctagtctgacctcctgtacaccacaggccagagaactccccCAAACAATTCCCAGGGCAGATCTTCTAGAACAACGCATCCAATCTTGTtttaacattgccagtgatggagcctCCACCATGACCGTTGGTAAATTATTCTAATGGTTAATgatcctcactattaaaaatttacaccttagttCCAGTCTGAAGGGGTCTAGCTTCATGGGGGCGTGTTAGACCTTTCTtcgctagattgaagagcccattattaaatatttgttccccatgtaggtacttacagatcaagtcaccccttaactctCTCTTTGTTCAACtcaacagattgagctctttgagtctatcactgcaagatgttttctaatcctttcctcattcttgtggctcttctctgacccttcTCCAGTTCATCTTcagttgtggacaccagaactggactgtATCCTCAATGCACACCTGGGATATGGGGGAACTATTATCCCCACGTTACAGGCAGGGAATTAAGGCACGGGATGGAATAAGCGGCCTAGAGAGTCCGCAGCAGAGATGGGTGTAGAACCCAAGTCCAGCACCCTGTCTGCTATGCTCACACGCGGTTCTGAATGGTAGCTGCTGCTTCTGGGGCTCTGCAGAGTCACTCCCTACGAATTGGGACCAGAGGGCTACAGGGAATGGGAGCTGGTGCCTTTTCCCTGTCAGGGactgttcaaatccagcccagtgCCTGCCAGCTGTTACCATCAGTTGGCTGTTCAAGGGATTGTAAGAAACAAGTTTGAGGGTCACAATCCAGTTCCTGCTGGGCTGGTGTCCCATAACAGCGGCAACCATTAAAGCTGGAGGTGTCAAGGAGGGGAAGtagcttgtccaaggtcacccatcaagccaggaatcaaacccaggtctgctgaatcccagtccagtgctctaaccTCTAAGCCATGCTGCCTTCTGCAAAAAGTCACTTCAGGCCCCCACTACTGTGCCTTCTCACCAGTTCTCAGTGGGTCCAGCTGGGTGAATCTGTTGTGGCATTGCCCCCACTCCCCATACCTGGTACATTCTGGGGGGGCGTGTCCTCGGGACTCCTGGagctccagctcctggggctGCTGGAAGTCAGGGCTGCAGAGAACAGCACCGTCCAGCCCAGGCTCAGGCAGTTTGTACAGTGGGTGATCGTCCGGCTGCTCGCCATCTCCCATCTCTTGCTCCATGGCCTGGAGGTGGCGCTGCAGGTCAGTGACACCACCAGACATTGGCTCTCATAGTCACACCTTCCAGCCCCAATGAAACAcagtggaggagagggaggaaaacTCAACCTGCTgaagagagaagggggagagagatgggAAGAGACACCAGCAGGAAAAAAGAAATGGAAGAGGAGTGTATACAAATACCAGTTTTGATCTGACACTGTCCTAACACCCTCACCACTGGTCCAGTTGATCCAGCCCCCCAACTTCTACCCCtcagcacccacacacacattctcttgGTTTAGGATTAGTTTAGCTTTCCATCCTTCTCTCTGATTAGCCCCATCACCCTCTCCTCTGACCTGGTTCCCCCATCTCCCTCTCCTCTCTCTGATGCACACGTCCCCCTCCTTGTCCCACATCTGATTCCCCAACCCCTCTCTAAAAACAGCCCTTTGCCTATTTTGACACCTGCTTCTCCCTCATCCTGTTCCTgtctggccctgcactgctctctgttcccGTCTCCTCCTCCCTTACTACCCCTGCCCTGATCACCCACTTTGGTCCCTCTTTGCCCTCTGTCTGGCCTCCTCCCTTTCTTGTAacctcatagaatcacaggactggaagggacctcgagaggttatccagtccagtcccctgcactccaggcaggactaagtattatctagatcatccctgacaggtgtttgtccaacctgctcttcaaaatcctcaatgatggagattccacaacctccccaggcaatttactccagtgcttaaccacccggacaggaagtttttcctaatgtccaacctaaacctcccttgctgcaatttaagcccattgcttcttgtcctgtccccaGAGGccaagaagaacattttttctccctcctccttgtaacaacccttCATGTACTTGACCCTGTCTAGTCCTGTATCTTTTCAGCTCTTTTCCCCgcttcctttccttgtcctctgTTTGATTTCCCCCCACTCATGACATCTGTCTGATCCCCACCCGCTTCTCCTTGCCCTGACTGAACCCACTTGTCTCCTGTCTGGAGCCTTGTCtgtcccccccttcctcctcctctctgtttTCCCCACatgtcccctgtctgcccccttccctctgtctGTTCCCCCACatgtcccctgtctgcccccttccctctgtctGTTCCCCCACatgtcccctgtctgcccccttccctctgtctATTCCCCCACatgtcccctgtctgcccccttccctctgtctGTTCCCCCCACatgtcccctgtctgcccccttccctctgtctATTCCCCCACatgtcccctgtctgcccccttccctctgtctGTTCCCCCACatgtcccctgtctgcccccttccctctgtctATTCCCCCACatgtcccctgtctgcccccttccctctgtctcttccccccacatGTCCCCggtctgcccccttccctctgtctGTTCCCCCACatgtcccctgtctgcccccttccctctgtctTTGCCCACACTTGtccctgtctgcccccttccctctgtctATTCCCCCACATGTCCcgtctgcccccttccctctgttTATTCCCCCACatgtcccctgtctgcccccttccctccttgcTCCTGTCTGTTCCCCCCACGTGCCCTTCCCTCTGTTTCCTCCATGTGCCCCCTGTATGGACCCTCCCTTTCGTCCCCCACCTCCTGTTATCCACCcccatccttccctccccccgggaCACTGTACCTTTAACAGCCCCTCCATGTGCCTGTTTACAGCCCTGACACCATTTCCTGGTCCCCCGAGTCCCGCCCCTGCCGCTTCCCCACTGGCTGAAGTCCGGCCCTGTCTCCCGCCTGATTGGCGGCCAGGGATCGGTTCCCTATTGGCTGCCGGGACAGGGGCGTGAGCTGAATCGCCCCGCCCCGGCGTGCGGGACGTCCGGCGTCCTGCCCCCTGAAGGGGCGGGGTCTTTGCGCGCGCGCGCgcggtgggggcggggctatgATGCGTTACGCGGCGCGGAGCGGGCTGCGCGTTTGGGCCTGGCTCGGCTCCCGTCCCCCTGGGCAGGTGCTGGCGCCGGCTGCGGCCATGGACCTGGGGCCGCTGAGGAAAAGCTACCGGGGGGACGAGGAGGTGAGAGGGgtccggggggcggggcacgTGGGAGGGGTCCAGGAGAGGGGGGGGCTACGGGGAGGGGtccaggtgggggggggtcccggcGGGGAGGGGTCCTAGTGGACGGGGCTacagggggggtctctgggggaggggtccaGGGGGGGGCTACAGGGAGGGTCTGGGTGAGAGGGGTccaggaggggaggctgggggggagtgTCCTGGGAGGAGGGGTCTAGGTGGGGGGGCTACTGGGGGGtcccggcggggagggggggctacAGGGGGAGGCtacggggggggtctctgggggaggggtccaGGTGGGGGGGCTACTGGGGGGtcccggcggggagggggggctacagggggagtcccgggggaggctacagggggggtctctgggggaggggtccaGGTGGGGGGGCTTGGTGGCGGAGGGGCACGTGGGAGCGTTCTAGAGGGGGAGGGGACTTGAGAAGGGGTGGGTCCCGATGGGGGAGGGGctcaaagagggaggaggaaagagagggaTCAGAaatctctgcccctcctccccccccaaaggTGGGGTGCacatcacccctcccccacaggtgcCCGGCCTGGCAGGTGAGCCGGTCTTCATCCTGCTGCCCCTTGAGGCATGGTGCTCCCCCCCCAGACGCTCCCCCAGATCCTGCCCTGCTCTTATCCAAAGGCTGGGCGGGGATCACAGAAGAGCCCTGTTAGGGCCCTGTTCATCTCTAGGGGGCCAGGGCGGGTTCCTTGCTCACAGCCAACCCGTGGCACTCGTCCATCAGGGCACA
This window harbors:
- the LOC123356588 gene encoding uncharacterized protein LOC123356588 isoform X2: MSGGVTDLQRHLQAMEQEMGDGEQPDDHPLYKLPEPGLDGAVLCSPDFQQPQELELQESRGHAPPECTSAQPHGALSSLGRPSHSLLCVEEEIKNRKRPRLSNGPQTSPSLVSHFPRALSGPQPQGLSPFGHVLQSNSLDLHSRCPQDGLPHTRTLDSPRAAHSGASVLYRPSTEQLESPSLNYGLEDGCPWSSRAPSGGSSISSRASKVTGLYAELVKELELQMSELRNLLASREEAAMWQERRIKELELENQQLKSQLRNLEEQNDLLSSRNGAGAVAGRTVLGSGTSGVDINESNIQFLKGLVGLLETNAALQANGLQPFTSPTVGEQRCTPAEVPKSPPVWRMRAGVPSGFPPWLSTEDGSGSPVTLSDATCLWEENIQDTLPDGTPVWASPVEENGRPKLELIPNSGVYITHHQLDDLSQVSTDKPKLMTRRLLDYFFSRETLARSSATGQRIAHNNTTMEKPIRLPVAVVNAIKVNQPPPRSSHDVGITTQFGSKGFRHRG
- the LOC123356588 gene encoding uncharacterized protein LOC123356588 isoform X1 is translated as MSGGVTDLQRHLQAMEQEMGDGEQPDDHPLYKLPEPGLDGAVLCSPDFQQPQELELQESRGHAPPECTSAQPHGALSSLGRPSHSLLCVEEEIKNRKRPRLSNGPQTSPSLVSHFPRALSGPQPQGLSPFGHVLQSNSLDLHSRCPQDGLPHTRTLDSPRAAHSGASVLYRPSTEQLESPSLNYGLEDGCPWSSRAPSGGSSISSRASKVTGLYAELVKELELQMSELRNLLASREEAAMWQERRIKELELENQQLKSQLRNLEEQNDLLSSRNGAGAVAGRTVLGSGTSGVDINESNIQFLKGLVGLLETNAALQANGLQPFTSPTVGEQRCTPAEVPKSPPVWRMRAGVPSGFPPWLSTEDGSGSPVTLSDATCLWEENIQDTLPDGTPVWASPVEENGRPKLELIPNSGVYITHHQLDDLSQVSTDKPKLMTRRLLDYFFSRETLARSSATGQRIAHNNTTMEKPIRLPVAVVNAIKEYVTKVCGKSCNFNAVINSKCGTSRRAVKKMIIKME
- the LOC123356588 gene encoding uncharacterized protein LOC123356588 isoform X3 → MSGGVTDLQRHLQAMEQEMGDGEQPDDHPLYKLPEPGLDGAVLCSPDFQQPQELELQESRGHAPPECTSAQPHGALSSLGRPSHSLLCVEEEIKNRKRPRLSNGPQTSPSLVSHFPRALSGPQPQGLSPFGHVLQSNSLDLHSRCPQDGLPHTRTLDSPRAAHSGASVLYRPSTEQLESPSLNYGLEDGCPWSSRAPSGGSSISSRASKVTGLYAELVKELELQMSELRNLLASREEAAMWQERRIKELELENQQLKSQLRNLEEQNDLLSSRNGAGAVAGRTVLGSGTSGVDINESNIQFLKGLVGLLETNAALQANGLQPFTSPTVGEQRCTPAEVPKSPPVWRMRAGVPSGFPPWLSTEDGSGSPVTLSDATCLWEENIQDTLPDGTPVWASPVEENGRPKLELIPNSGVYITHHQLDDLSQVSTDKPKLMTRRLLDYFFSRETLARSSATGQRIAHNNTTMEKPIRLPVAVSTSPKCAARAATSTP